The following nucleotide sequence is from Cyclopterus lumpus isolate fCycLum1 chromosome 20, fCycLum1.pri, whole genome shotgun sequence.
TCATGTAAGTTAGCCCAGCTAACGTCACTGGCTATCATACGTTTTCTAAACACGATGCTCTATGTATCGAATGTCTATATCGTATTGCACATCTACACCgaggtgtgtgtggagttgaATGTGATGCAGCGGTTTGGGGCTGTGTTGAGTAACGTTATAACTACACAATCAGCAGAAAACCCCGTTTCAGAATGAAAAACGAGGCAGCGTCGTGTAAATGCTCACGTCTTTGAAAGGCTCCTGAGGGAGTACATGACATGTGTCATAACTGGTGTGATGCAGCAGCCGTTTGAGTTTGATGGATGCAAGTGGGTCCCAGTGTCACGGAGCCTGACTGGATCACTGACTGTTCACTTCTTTGCACATCATGTAATACAACAACCATTCAAGTAAAGCAGGAAGTGGCATCATGAGCTTTTCCTGTGGTCCCACGGCTCTGCGCTGTGTGTGACGCTTAAGCAGAGACACTTAAGTAAATGATTTCCTTTTTGAGTATCAcctaattctctctctctccatgtcccCGCAGCTCCCAGCAGCAACAATGAGTGCCAAATATGGCCTGGTGAGCTACAACAGTTCACGGAAGCACATTTCAATCTCCATCCCGGCGTCCACGGAGGTGATGTCGCCCCACATAAAGTCTGTAGAGGAGCTGAGGGTCCTGGGAATCAACCTGAGCAGCTTCAGCCCCCCCACGCAGTTCTTGATCTGCGTGGCCGGAGTCTTCCTCTTTTACCTCATCTATGGATACCTGCAGGTAACACAGGGAGAAAGACAATCGGAGCACACAAACATGTGATTAAGGATAGTGCTGTTGTGAAAGCTCTGTGTCTATCTGCATGCACAGATACAAAAGACAGGCAAATTCAGTCTCACCAAAGTTTGTATACGTGTAATGTTTTAATAGATGTTGCTTTATATTTGGAAAATACAGTGCCGGTACTGATGGCACATTAAACTATCGGTCCCTgctctgtgatttatttatttgtctcatCCATCAAGGAGTTGATATTTTCAGTGGAAGGATTCAAGCCTTTTGGTTGGTACCTCACTCTGATCCAGTTTGGCTTCTACTCCATGTTTGGACTCGTGGAGCTTCAGCTCACGCAGGACAAACGGCGAAGGTGAATAATCCCGTGCTCCCGGATGAAAGACTACTCGCTGTTTTTGGAAGTATTGCtgatgaaaatgttttgttaaacCGTTTTAAGCAACAcgtccgtttaaaaaaaaaaaataatctgtctCTCGACTACGTTATATTTTCCTGTCTTCCAGGATACCGGGGAAGACCTATATGATTATAGCATTTCTAACAGTGGGCACTATGGGCCTGTCCAATACCTCCCTGGGCTACTTGAACTACCCCACACAGGTCATCTTTAAGTGCTGTAAACTCATCCCAGTCATGATTGGAGGAATCTTTATACAAGGTAAGCTGATGctactgtatttgtatttgtacacagaCTTACAGCAATTGGATAATTACTTGTGCTGGTGGTTTTTAAACTAAGAAATTAGATTTTTCTCTCAGAAGTCTTTAGAGTAAACATTTCATTCACAAGATGGAGGAATCTCTGAATATACATGTGACTGTATtactgagagagaaaaacacatgcGTTCCTAATTGAACTAATTGAACAACTTAACCATATGCATCAGGCAGGACAGAGTACATTTTACACCTCATTTCAGTCATTTCACATGATTCCTTTTGAAGGGACGACAACCTTTCAACATTGGGCACCTACTTTTTTGTGTTGTCAGCCCAGCCGGCTGCACTAGTTCTGTCCTTTCATCCTCACACCGGCCCACTTGAGGTTCTGTATCCTCAACGTCAGACAGGTTTTGCTGGGGTTTTTTCTGGGGTTGCCTTCTTGCGTCTCTTTCTCGATGGATAGATGTGAGGACCAGGGTCCCTCAAGGGGTCGAGTGGAAAACAGAATTTACTCACTTGGAATGCAAAGAGGAAAGAAAGTGGGCgcgagggaaggatgaagggagGAGTGTGGGGTTGCATCTGATGTGAGGCCCTTCAAAGGAGAGTCAGGGAATCAAAGCCGACCACGGTCGACCTGATGCTGCGTCCCCTTGTCAACCTCAAGGCATCTATCCGTCAAACTGCTTTTGGAAGACTCCTTcatcctgttgttgttttttttttctccaaacttTTGCGGTTTTGGTGTATTGTTACAGGGGCAACCTCCGCTCAAACTTCCAATTGTCAAGAATACCCAatgtaaaaaaacttttttttttttaaacctgagtCCAATGTCaacttcttttatttaaaaagaggtTGGTCATCTTTTGAAGATTCCTTTGCAAGCCAAGCTCGAGGCGGTGTCTCAGATGggctctctgtgtttgtgatgttgtaAAAGGTTTTGGAAGTTTCATCGCTAAAACTCATTCCTTGTTTTCCCCAAAGTATGATTTTAGGAGATTTTAGAAGTTAAAGTTTCTCATTCGGAGTACAAAAGGGTTCATTGCCACGGGTTTGTGTTCCAGGTAAACGCTATAATGTGGCTGATGTGTCTGCGGCCCTCTGCATGAGTCTGGGACTGGTATGGTTTACGTTGGCAGACAGCAAAGTGGCCCCCAGCTTCAACGTCACAGGTAACTTCTTTTGTGTGCtctgagaggtgtgtgtgtgtggcatagAAAGTGTGGAGACGCATTAAGTGCCTCCTAGCTCATCCCTGCACAGCTTCAGCTAAAAATGCATCATGCGCCTGTGTGTTCAGATAGCCGTTGTTCTTAGTTTCGTGTGTTGATGCGTGTCCGTGGCACACAGGTGTTCTCCTCATCTCCCTGGCGCTGTGTGCCGACGCCGCCATCGGAAACGTGCAGGAGAAAGCCATGAAACTGCACAATGGCTCCAACTCTGAAATGGTAGCCTGTTTATCTCTCTGAAAAATGAACAATAAGTCTATCTGCAACTCCACGAAGTCGTCAAACCCAGACTGCTCTGTGAGAATTGTGGTAATTGTTGTGGTATCACTGACCGGTCGCATGGGGTTTGTGTGGACAGGTGCTGTACTCGTACTCCATCGGGTTTGTCTACATACTGACCGGCCTGCTCTGTGTAGGTGGACTCGGGCCAGCGGTGGCGTTCTGCTCAGAAGTGAGTAGATCTTAAGACAAAAGGACTCGATACTATGCAGATTAATCACtttttatgtacagtatattaatCTTGCGCTCCTGGCAGCTGCTTTTTAATTCAGGCTGTATATACTCACAAGATGCTTTATTTACTGTAAGTCCGGATGTGATCGCAGCATCGGGAGGAGGCCGATGTCACTTCTGTTTCACATTCAGTCATATTATCTCAGTTGTGTCGCATCCTCTCCGCCCTCCCAGCATCCCGTGAAGACGTACGGTTacgccttcttcttctctcttacGGGTTATTTCGGCATCTCCTTCGTGCTCGCCTTGATCAAGCTCTTCGGTGCCCTGGTTGCAGTTACAGGTCAGAGCTGCTGTCATTCC
It contains:
- the slc35b3 gene encoding adenosine 3'-phospho 5'-phosphosulfate transporter 2, whose translation is MSAKYGLVSYNSSRKHISISIPASTEVMSPHIKSVEELRVLGINLSSFSPPTQFLICVAGVFLFYLIYGYLQELIFSVEGFKPFGWYLTLIQFGFYSMFGLVELQLTQDKRRRIPGKTYMIIAFLTVGTMGLSNTSLGYLNYPTQVIFKCCKLIPVMIGGIFIQGKRYNVADVSAALCMSLGLVWFTLADSKVAPSFNVTGVLLISLALCADAAIGNVQEKAMKLHNGSNSEMVLYSYSIGFVYILTGLLCVGGLGPAVAFCSEHPVKTYGYAFFFSLTGYFGISFVLALIKLFGALVAVTVTTGRKAMTIVLSFMFFAKPFTFQYIWGGLLVLFGIFLNVYSKNKEKIKLPSINDLRGWLLTGKKVRFLSQNV